A DNA window from Bradyrhizobium barranii subsp. barranii contains the following coding sequences:
- a CDS encoding metallophosphoesterase, with amino-acid sequence MITRRHLIRSIGGLSALGVSTAAYGVGIEPLRLRVTRYHPTPRQWPADFPLKIAIVTDIHACDPWMSLERIEGIVDRTNALNADVIVLLGDYVAGVHQVTRIIPSSEWAKVLAGLKAPLGVHAVMGNHDYWVDRAVQQAGHGPTAAHRALEAAGIPVYENDVVRLTKDGRSFWLAGLGDQLAYYPAKRYGRARRLGADDLAGTLAKVTDDAPVILLAHEPNIAPLVPARVALQLSGHTHGGQVRLFRWSPAVSPQHGVRLAYGHFRLKCDVIVSGGLGCSIMPVRVGVPPEIVEVTLGRTPAVA; translated from the coding sequence ATGATCACGCGTCGTCATCTCATTCGTTCCATCGGCGGCCTGTCCGCGCTCGGCGTCTCGACCGCGGCCTATGGCGTCGGCATCGAGCCGCTGCGGCTCCGCGTCACCCGCTATCACCCGACCCCGCGGCAATGGCCGGCGGATTTTCCGCTCAAGATCGCCATCGTCACCGACATTCATGCCTGCGATCCCTGGATGTCGCTGGAGCGGATCGAGGGCATCGTCGATCGCACCAATGCGCTCAACGCCGATGTCATCGTGTTGCTCGGCGACTATGTCGCGGGTGTTCACCAGGTCACGCGCATCATTCCGTCGAGCGAATGGGCGAAGGTGCTCGCGGGCCTCAAGGCACCGCTCGGCGTCCATGCCGTCATGGGCAATCATGACTATTGGGTGGACCGGGCCGTGCAGCAGGCCGGGCACGGGCCGACAGCCGCCCATCGCGCGCTGGAGGCGGCCGGCATTCCCGTTTACGAGAACGACGTCGTGCGTCTCACCAAGGACGGACGCTCCTTCTGGCTCGCGGGCCTCGGCGATCAGCTCGCCTACTATCCCGCGAAGCGCTATGGCCGGGCGCGTCGGCTTGGCGCCGACGATCTTGCGGGTACGCTGGCGAAGGTCACCGACGATGCGCCGGTCATCTTGCTCGCGCACGAGCCCAATATCGCGCCGCTCGTACCCGCGCGCGTCGCGCTGCAACTGTCCGGCCATACCCATGGCGGCCAGGTCCGCCTGTTCCGCTGGTCGCCGGCTGTTTCGCCTCAGCACGGCGTGCGTCTCGCCTATGGTCACTTCCGGCTGAAATGCGACGTCATCGTCTCCGGCGGCCTCGGTTGCAGCATCATGCCGGTCCGCGTCGGCGTGCCGCCGGAAATCGTCGAAGTGACGCTGGGAAGGACGCCGGCCGTGGCATAA
- the ruvB gene encoding Holliday junction branch migration DNA helicase RuvB, with protein MTTPPRIVTPERRSDDVGDTALRPQSLSDFVGQQQARKNLSIFIEAARKRGEALDHVLFVGPPGLGKTTLAQIVAKELGVGFRATSGPVIAKAGDLAALLTNLEERDVLFIDEIHRLSPAVEEVLYPAMEDFQLDLIIGEGPAARSVKIELSKFTLVGATTRAGLLTNPLRDRFGIPVRLNFYTIEELESIVTRGARVLNVGMSADGANEIARRARGTPRIAGRLLRRVRDFASAADAASIDRKIADHALSALEVDAAGLDAMDRRYLTTIAQNYGGGPVGVETMAAALSEPRDAIEDIIEPYLIQCGYLQRTPRGRLLTSHAFRHLGIAEPSRDAAAQFGLFGTDESDD; from the coding sequence ATGACCACTCCCCCACGCATCGTCACGCCCGAGCGCCGCTCCGATGACGTCGGCGACACCGCGCTACGTCCGCAATCGCTGTCCGACTTCGTCGGCCAGCAGCAGGCGCGCAAGAACCTCTCGATCTTCATCGAGGCGGCGCGCAAGCGCGGCGAGGCGCTCGATCACGTGCTGTTCGTAGGCCCCCCCGGCCTCGGCAAGACCACGCTGGCGCAGATCGTCGCCAAGGAGCTCGGCGTCGGCTTTCGCGCCACCTCGGGGCCCGTGATCGCCAAGGCCGGCGATCTCGCCGCGCTCCTCACCAATCTCGAAGAGCGCGACGTGCTCTTCATCGACGAGATCCATCGCCTGAGCCCGGCGGTGGAAGAAGTGCTCTATCCCGCGATGGAGGACTTTCAACTCGACCTGATCATCGGCGAGGGCCCGGCGGCACGCTCGGTGAAGATCGAGCTGTCGAAATTCACGCTCGTCGGCGCTACCACGCGCGCCGGCCTCCTCACCAATCCCTTGCGCGACCGCTTCGGCATCCCGGTCCGGCTCAATTTTTACACCATTGAAGAGCTGGAAAGCATCGTCACCCGCGGCGCGCGCGTGCTCAATGTCGGCATGAGCGCCGACGGTGCCAACGAGATCGCGCGCCGCGCCCGCGGTACGCCGCGCATCGCCGGCCGCCTGCTGCGGCGCGTGCGCGATTTCGCCTCCGCCGCCGATGCCGCCTCGATCGACCGCAAGATCGCCGACCACGCGCTGAGCGCGCTCGAGGTCGACGCCGCCGGCCTCGACGCCATGGACCGCCGCTACCTCACGACCATCGCGCAGAACTATGGCGGCGGCCCGGTCGGCGTGGAGACGATGGCCGCCGCCTTGTCCGAGCCGCGCGATGCGATCGAGGACATCATCGAGCCTTATCTCATTCAGTGCGGCTATCTCCAGCGCACTCCGCGCGGCCGCCTGCTCACCTCGCACGCCTTCCGCCATCTCGGCATCGCCGAGCCCTCGCGCGATGCCGCGGCACAGTTCGGCCTGTTCGGCACGGACGAGAGCGACGACTGA